In Rhodothermales bacterium, a single genomic region encodes these proteins:
- a CDS encoding chlorite dismutase family protein, with the protein MALDIAIPEKKGLDLREKGKAADGAELASDRRLYMQMLAFSGCQHTHRIVETLEDSVIHGVLYEELNDPTGVGLLTFSEDANYFVDVVRPLVHRHPFSDLTFKPEFTLFGRTYTIGYETDLDEVLVERPIRHATHPDWPWAVWYPLRRSGRFEQLPREEQRAMLMEHGGIGMAYGRADHAHDIRLACHGFDVNDNDFIAGLMGKELYPLSMVVQHMRRTRQTSEFLEKLGPFFVGKAVWRRAT; encoded by the coding sequence ATGGCACTCGATATCGCGATTCCCGAAAAAAAGGGGCTCGACCTGCGTGAAAAAGGAAAGGCCGCCGACGGCGCGGAACTGGCCTCCGATCGCCGGCTGTATATGCAAATGCTGGCCTTTTCCGGCTGCCAGCACACCCATCGGATCGTAGAAACGCTCGAAGACAGCGTTATCCATGGGGTCCTCTACGAGGAGTTAAACGACCCTACCGGCGTCGGGCTGCTGACATTCAGTGAGGACGCCAACTATTTCGTGGACGTCGTCCGCCCGCTCGTGCATCGGCATCCGTTTTCGGACCTTACGTTTAAGCCGGAATTTACGCTTTTCGGACGAACCTACACGATCGGGTACGAAACCGATCTGGACGAGGTCCTGGTCGAGCGACCGATCCGGCATGCGACGCACCCGGACTGGCCCTGGGCGGTCTGGTACCCGCTGCGCCGCAGCGGGCGTTTCGAGCAGTTGCCCCGCGAGGAACAGCGCGCGATGCTTATGGAGCACGGCGGCATCGGGATGGCCTACGGCCGGGCGGACCATGCGCACGACATCCGGCTCGCCTGCCACGGGTTCGATGTAAACGACAACGACTTCATCGCCGGCTTGATGGGCAAAGAACTCTATCCGCTGTCGATGGTCGTCCAGCACATGCGCCGCACACGACAGACGTCGGAGTTTCTTGAAAAACTCGGCCCCTTCTTTGTAGGTAAAGCCGTATGGCGACGCGCAACATGA
- a CDS encoding ATP-binding protein: MIIPDTQAAAPESPNGNASDEGAVLRALQEELRETRLLFGEMQRLVNLGTWSYYPSDGRIVWSDEVFRIAGFAREQGEPDFDGYLQRIHPEDAPMFLDVVQRALQCNEAYTIKHRLLLPDGQIRWTISSGRVLYDDQGQPVKLIGTLQDICKQEEISRATRDSEQRLRFHIEHSPLAYIEWGRNFNVVEWNPAAERMFGFTRDEVIGIIPGMFPVEEKEKVIALTRTLLAGQGGTYSVNTNQTKAGKRITCEWFNTTLRSADGQVVGVSSIVQDITQRIEAEQALMDYARELKKTRDQAESATLAKSAFLANMSHEIRTPLNGVIGMASLLSETELSSEQSDFVSTILVSSETLLGIINDVLDFSKIEAGKVELERLPVYVHDLIEGSLDLLATRAADHGLELLYELEPGIPKRIYTDPTRLRQILVNLLANGVKFTECGEIEVRVGAEERADGRYTLHFTVRDTGIGIPPEKVDRLFRSFSQVDASTNRKYGGTGLGLSISFRLAELMGGTMWVESVEGVGTTFHCTIVADALPGDTGEADRAFPVAQRILLLEPHPQSRAILSRRLVAMNLVVEPCASVAEAQSRILSARFDALIIDSRLTREEAGQLNTTLAASCVHVPVLAMVSLGGDSGNRTLPADVYLHRPVRVLGLFTKLQETFSKKPFTHLSAAAGLSVADTRVLVAEKHPLHQRLVLKMLGDLGCRVDVVRPADALAASAGGGSRLIVLGLDEIERAVATQPALRFDAGDAYVVALAMHLSAVRRSELQAIGVVDVLQLPLQAGALQRVVQRYMRSATSVLLAVGG, from the coding sequence ATGATCATACCCGATACACAGGCTGCGGCGCCAGAATCTCCGAACGGAAACGCGTCGGATGAGGGGGCCGTGCTGCGCGCCCTGCAAGAAGAATTGCGTGAAACGAGGCTGCTCTTCGGCGAGATGCAGCGCCTCGTGAACCTGGGGACCTGGAGCTACTACCCATCGGATGGGCGCATCGTATGGTCGGACGAGGTGTTTCGCATCGCCGGCTTTGCCCGAGAACAGGGCGAACCCGACTTCGATGGCTACCTCCAGCGGATTCATCCAGAGGATGCACCTATGTTTCTGGATGTGGTCCAACGCGCGCTCCAATGCAACGAAGCCTATACGATCAAACATCGGTTGCTGCTGCCCGATGGGCAGATCAGATGGACGATCAGCAGCGGACGCGTTTTATATGACGATCAGGGCCAACCGGTCAAGCTGATCGGTACCCTTCAGGATATCTGCAAGCAGGAAGAAATCAGCCGGGCGACGCGGGATTCCGAACAGCGGCTGCGCTTTCACATCGAACATTCGCCTCTGGCGTATATCGAGTGGGGTAGGAACTTCAACGTGGTCGAATGGAATCCGGCGGCGGAGCGCATGTTTGGTTTCACACGCGATGAAGTCATCGGGATCATTCCTGGAATGTTTCCTGTGGAGGAGAAGGAGAAGGTGATCGCCCTGACCCGAACCTTACTGGCCGGGCAGGGGGGGACCTACAGCGTGAACACCAACCAGACAAAAGCCGGCAAACGCATCACCTGCGAGTGGTTCAATACGACGCTGCGTTCGGCGGATGGACAGGTGGTGGGCGTTAGTTCGATCGTGCAGGACATCACGCAACGCATCGAGGCGGAGCAGGCCCTGATGGATTACGCGCGCGAGCTAAAAAAGACGCGCGACCAGGCGGAGAGCGCCACCCTTGCCAAGAGCGCCTTCCTCGCGAACATGAGCCATGAAATCCGGACGCCGCTGAACGGCGTGATCGGCATGGCAAGTCTGCTGAGCGAAACCGAGCTGTCGAGCGAACAGAGCGATTTTGTTTCGACCATCCTCGTCTCCAGCGAGACGCTGCTCGGCATCATCAACGACGTGCTGGATTTTTCGAAGATTGAAGCCGGCAAAGTCGAACTCGAGCGTCTGCCCGTATACGTACACGACCTGATCGAAGGCTCGCTCGATCTCCTGGCGACCCGTGCCGCGGACCACGGTCTGGAATTGCTGTACGAACTGGAGCCTGGAATCCCGAAGCGCATCTATACCGACCCTACGCGCCTGCGCCAGATCCTGGTCAACCTCCTGGCGAATGGCGTCAAGTTTACCGAGTGCGGAGAGATCGAGGTCCGCGTCGGCGCTGAAGAACGGGCAGACGGCAGGTACACCCTTCATTTCACCGTACGAGACACGGGGATCGGGATCCCGCCGGAGAAGGTCGATCGGTTGTTTCGATCGTTCTCGCAGGTCGACGCCTCCACCAACCGCAAGTACGGCGGCACGGGTCTGGGGCTGTCGATCTCCTTCAGGCTGGCGGAGTTGATGGGGGGGACGATGTGGGTGGAGAGTGTCGAGGGGGTGGGTACCACGTTTCACTGCACGATCGTCGCGGATGCCCTACCCGGCGATACCGGCGAGGCGGATCGCGCCTTCCCGGTGGCGCAGCGGATCCTGCTGCTCGAACCCCATCCGCAAAGCCGCGCGATACTCAGCCGCCGGCTGGTCGCGATGAATCTGGTCGTCGAACCCTGTGCAAGCGTCGCGGAGGCACAGTCCAGGATCCTGTCGGCCAGGTTTGATGCCCTCATCATCGATAGCCGGCTGACGCGCGAAGAAGCCGGCCAATTAAACACGACGCTTGCTGCCTCCTGCGTGCACGTGCCGGTGCTGGCCATGGTGTCTCTGGGAGGCGATTCCGGCAACCGCACCCTGCCGGCGGATGTGTACCTTCACCGTCCAGTGCGGGTGCTGGGGCTGTTCACGAAACTCCAGGAGACCTTTTCCAAGAAGCCGTTTACCCATCTCAGCGCGGCCGCCGGCCTTTCCGTGGCCGATACGCGGGTGCTCGTGGCGGAAAAACACCCGCTCCACCAGCGACTCGTGCTTAAGATGCTGGGCGATCTCGGCTGTAGGGTCGACGTCGTACGCCCGGCCGACGCTCTGGCCGCGAGTGCCGGCGGAGGAAGTAGGCTCATCGTGCTGGGGCTCGATGAGATTGAACGGGCCGTCGCCACTCAGCCGGCGCTCCGATTCGACGCGGGGGATGCCTATGTGGTGGCTCTGGCGATGCACCTCAGCGCCGTCCGTCGCAGCGAGCTTCAGGCCATTGGCGTCGTAGATGTACTCCAACTACCCCTTCAGGCCGGCGCGCTGCAGCGCGTCGTACAGCGCTACATGCGGTCGGCGACATCGGTTCTTCTGGCCGTCGGGGGATGA
- a CDS encoding M1 family metallopeptidase — translation MRNYLWICLVLLGLGQPARLAAAQVAGVDVLHYVFELTLSDEADRIEGETTLTARFTRPDVAALPLNLVSPTGPAETGMRVDAVLEDGRPIRFNQIEDRLLLTLSSPSQAGEERVFTITYAGTPTDGLIVSRNRHGNRTFFGDNWPNRARHWLPTIDHPSDKATCEFVVRAPAGYQVIANGRLVEETDLPGGMRLTHWKTEASLPTKVMVFGAARFAVRHEGEYQNVPIQSWVYPEDREAGFHDFGVTLDMLRFFEQRIGPFPYEKLANVQSKTRYGGMENAGAIFYNENAITGERANAVTVAHEIAHQWFGDSVTEADWPHIWLSEGFATYFAELYFEHTLGRERLQEGMAEARAAVLGFYRRNAGAPLVNPAPTDPNEHLNTNSYQKGAWVLHMLRGLLGEEAFWAGIRAYYATYRDANATSADLQRVMEEAYGKELGWFFQQWLERPGHPKVAVLWTYDAGQVVVTVNQTQREAPFRFPLTLALGSAPGARRETVDISGVSERFSFTASGPIDRIVVDPDGAVLLEEDL, via the coding sequence ATGCGCAACTATCTTTGGATCTGCCTGGTGCTTCTCGGACTCGGCCAGCCGGCGCGGCTCGCGGCGGCGCAGGTCGCTGGCGTCGATGTCCTGCACTACGTATTCGAGCTGACGCTGAGCGACGAGGCCGACCGGATCGAGGGCGAGACGACGCTTACGGCACGATTCACGCGCCCCGATGTCGCCGCGTTGCCCCTGAACCTGGTCTCGCCCACCGGGCCCGCCGAAACAGGCATGCGGGTCGATGCGGTACTCGAAGATGGCCGGCCGATCCGGTTCAACCAGATCGAGGACCGACTTCTACTTACCCTGTCGTCACCCTCGCAGGCCGGTGAGGAGCGCGTCTTCACCATTACCTATGCCGGCACGCCGACTGACGGGCTAATCGTCTCCCGAAACCGGCACGGCAACCGCACCTTTTTTGGCGATAACTGGCCCAACCGGGCGCGGCACTGGCTGCCTACGATCGATCATCCCTCCGACAAGGCGACCTGCGAATTTGTCGTCCGCGCGCCGGCCGGCTACCAGGTGATCGCGAACGGACGGCTCGTCGAAGAAACGGACCTGCCCGGCGGCATGCGCCTTACGCACTGGAAGACGGAGGCGTCGTTGCCGACCAAGGTGATGGTGTTCGGGGCGGCCCGTTTCGCCGTACGCCACGAGGGCGAATACCAGAACGTGCCCATCCAGTCGTGGGTGTACCCCGAGGATCGCGAGGCCGGCTTCCACGACTTCGGGGTGACGCTGGACATGCTCCGCTTCTTCGAGCAGCGGATCGGGCCGTTTCCCTATGAGAAACTCGCTAATGTGCAGTCTAAGACGCGGTACGGCGGGATGGAAAACGCCGGCGCGATCTTCTACAACGAAAACGCGATCACCGGCGAGCGCGCGAACGCGGTGACGGTGGCCCACGAGATTGCCCACCAGTGGTTCGGCGACTCGGTCACGGAAGCCGATTGGCCCCATATCTGGCTGAGCGAGGGGTTTGCCACCTACTTCGCCGAGTTGTATTTCGAGCACACCCTCGGCCGTGAACGATTGCAGGAAGGCATGGCCGAAGCGCGGGCCGCCGTGCTGGGATTTTATCGCCGCAACGCCGGCGCGCCGCTCGTCAATCCGGCTCCAACCGATCCGAACGAACATCTCAATACCAACAGCTACCAGAAAGGCGCCTGGGTGCTGCACATGTTGCGCGGCCTCCTCGGCGAGGAGGCCTTCTGGGCCGGCATCCGCGCGTACTACGCCACCTACCGCGACGCCAACGCCACGTCCGCCGACCTCCAGCGCGTCATGGAAGAGGCCTATGGGAAGGAACTCGGGTGGTTCTTTCAGCAGTGGCTCGAGCGGCCGGGGCACCCGAAGGTGGCCGTGTTATGGACGTACGACGCGGGGCAGGTCGTCGTGACGGTGAACCAGACCCAGCGCGAGGCGCCCTTCCGGTTTCCGCTCACACTGGCGCTCGGGTCGGCGCCTGGCGCGCGGCGTGAGACCGTGGACATTTCGGGCGTTTCCGAGCGGTTTTCGTTCACCGCGTCCGGGCCGATAGATCGCATCGTGGTGGATCCGGATGGTGCCGTGCTGCTCGAAGAAGACCTATAG
- the hemH gene encoding ferrochelatase, producing the protein MPRTGIILLNFGEPAEATAEVVVPFLERIFYTNAPLEEYPNEEALRRRCRELAERRAPGLIEDYKKIGGSPLDGQAHQQTERVEARLAARGHDVRAYTGMQFTSPTIAEVVRDALADGADQLVGFSVYPLCGVTTNVAALNAVWEAAAEQGFSGPVRGISGWHASSAYVRMRADHIARSTADAGIDLHDPDTLLYFSAHGTPMKYIEAGSRYDQYVEENCREIAGLLGVKYTIGYQNHANRNIAWTQPDNAAHVKAVRARRLVVEPISFLHEQSETLAELDIDFREEVEAEGMAFFRVPVPHDHPGLIEAMADLIEPLLQPEPPSALYPCRCRPVEGTFCTNGGRDLGAR; encoded by the coding sequence ATGCCCCGCACCGGAATCATCCTGTTGAACTTCGGCGAGCCGGCCGAGGCGACGGCCGAAGTCGTGGTGCCTTTCCTCGAACGCATCTTCTACACCAACGCCCCACTCGAGGAATACCCGAACGAAGAAGCGCTGCGCCGCCGATGCCGCGAGCTCGCCGAACGCCGCGCACCGGGGTTGATCGAGGATTATAAAAAGATCGGTGGCTCGCCGCTGGATGGGCAGGCGCACCAGCAGACCGAACGGGTCGAGGCACGGCTCGCGGCCCGCGGCCACGATGTCCGCGCCTACACGGGCATGCAATTCACGTCCCCGACGATCGCCGAGGTCGTGCGCGACGCCCTGGCCGATGGCGCCGACCAGTTGGTCGGCTTTTCCGTCTACCCCCTCTGCGGCGTCACCACAAACGTCGCTGCCCTTAACGCGGTGTGGGAGGCCGCCGCGGAACAGGGCTTTTCGGGCCCTGTGCGGGGCATCTCGGGCTGGCATGCGTCGTCAGCCTACGTACGCATGCGGGCGGACCACATCGCGCGGTCGACCGCCGATGCGGGTATCGACCTGCACGACCCGGATACCCTGCTGTACTTTTCCGCCCACGGCACCCCGATGAAATACATCGAGGCCGGCAGCCGGTACGATCAATACGTGGAGGAGAATTGCCGGGAGATTGCCGGCTTGCTGGGCGTGAAATACACGATCGGATATCAGAACCACGCCAACCGCAATATCGCCTGGACGCAGCCCGACAACGCGGCGCACGTCAAGGCCGTCCGCGCCAGGCGCCTCGTCGTAGAGCCCATCAGCTTCCTCCACGAGCAGTCGGAAACGCTCGCCGAGTTGGACATTGACTTCAGGGAAGAGGTCGAAGCCGAGGGCATGGCCTTCTTCCGGGTGCCTGTACCGCACGATCATCCCGGGCTAATCGAGGCTATGGCGGACCTGATCGAGCCGTTGCTCCAACCCGAACCCCCCTCCGCGCTCTACCCCTGTCGCTGCCGACCCGTCGAGGGCACCTTTTGCACCAACGGAGGCCGGGACCTTGGCGCTCGGTAG
- the hemG gene encoding protoporphyrinogen oxidase has protein sequence MSRKTVAVIGAGISGLAAAYALERSASGLGMDLRVMVFDSAPEVGGKIDTVYRDGFTIERGPDIFLARKPEGIRLCEAIGLGSEIIGTNTDPGRMGSRIYFKGSFYPLPEGLSGLVPARLGPLARSPLLSPAGKMRAALDYVLPARYGDDDESVGAFITRRLGQEAFSRLVDPLLGGIYGGDGDAISLMATFPQLRRLERIHGGILRGLQAAPAVEPAATTPFVSLAGGMRRLPQAVAAALSEVRTGIRVAGISRKGAGYTLELEGARAVTCDAFIAATPSFVSANLLRPWAPEIAQRLDTIPYGSMDAVFLAYDRVDVDHPLDAYGYITPRSEGRAVRACTWMSTKLPDRAPAGRVLLRMFINGASTGSSNASNSASNSASTDPQDDRLVRIAVSEARDVLGITAAPLFHVVQRWSSSMPHYAVGHVDRVAGIDIGLRRHPGCFLAGAAYRGVGIPDCIRDGERAAGEVMAYLPKS, from the coding sequence ATGAGTCGAAAAACGGTAGCGGTGATCGGGGCCGGCATCAGCGGTCTCGCCGCGGCCTATGCCCTCGAGCGGTCGGCAAGCGGTCTGGGGATGGATCTGCGCGTGATGGTGTTCGATTCGGCGCCCGAGGTCGGCGGGAAGATCGACACCGTGTACCGCGACGGGTTCACGATCGAGCGCGGGCCGGACATCTTCCTGGCGCGGAAACCCGAAGGGATCCGCCTCTGCGAGGCGATCGGACTCGGGAGCGAGATCATCGGCACCAACACAGACCCCGGCCGGATGGGGAGTCGGATCTACTTCAAGGGGTCGTTTTATCCGCTTCCCGAAGGACTCAGCGGCCTCGTGCCGGCCCGCCTCGGCCCGCTCGCGCGCAGCCCGCTGCTTTCGCCGGCCGGTAAGATGCGCGCGGCGCTCGACTACGTCCTGCCAGCCCGATATGGCGACGACGACGAGTCGGTCGGCGCCTTCATCACCCGCCGGCTCGGCCAGGAGGCCTTCTCCCGACTCGTCGATCCGCTACTGGGCGGCATTTACGGGGGCGATGGGGATGCCATCAGCCTGATGGCCACCTTTCCGCAACTCCGCCGGCTCGAACGCATTCACGGGGGCATCCTCCGTGGCCTCCAGGCGGCCCCCGCCGTTGAACCCGCGGCGACCACGCCGTTTGTCTCACTCGCCGGCGGCATGCGCCGCCTCCCGCAAGCCGTCGCCGCCGCGCTCTCGGAAGTTCGCACGGGCATACGGGTGGCCGGCATCAGCCGGAAAGGCGCCGGGTACACGCTGGAGCTGGAAGGCGCACGCGCCGTGACCTGCGATGCCTTCATCGCCGCGACACCCTCCTTCGTCTCGGCCAATCTGCTCCGCCCGTGGGCTCCGGAAATCGCCCAGCGGCTCGATACCATTCCCTATGGCTCGATGGATGCGGTTTTCCTGGCGTATGACCGAGTCGATGTAGACCACCCGCTCGATGCCTACGGCTACATCACCCCGCGCAGCGAGGGACGCGCCGTACGTGCGTGTACCTGGATGTCCACGAAGTTACCGGACCGCGCGCCCGCCGGCCGAGTGCTCCTGCGGATGTTCATCAACGGAGCCAGCACCGGCTCGAGCAATGCCTCGAACAGTGCCTCGAACAGTGCCTCGACCGATCCGCAAGACGATCGCCTGGTGCGGATCGCCGTGAGCGAAGCCCGCGACGTGCTCGGCATCACGGCCGCCCCGCTCTTCCACGTTGTGCAACGATGGTCGTCCTCGATGCCCCACTATGCTGTCGGTCATGTGGATCGCGTGGCGGGTATCGACATCGGGCTGCGCCGCCATCCGGGCTGCTTTCTCGCCGGCGCGGCCTACCGCGGCGTCGGCATCCCGGATTGCATCCGCGATGGCGAACGCGCCGCCGGCGAAGTGATGGCCTATCTCCCCAAATCCTGA
- a CDS encoding hydantoinase/oxoprolinase family protein has protein sequence MPHTTLIGIDVGGTFTDFVLLEQGVLWVLKVPTTPDDQSAGILAGLERLGASDEALVVHGTTVATNALLERRGARTGLLTTEGFTDVLAIGRQHRPHLYRLESTRPEPIVPQPWRRGIPERIDSAGQVVQPLDEAAVRREALALGAAGVESIAIVYLFSFLHPEHELRTAAIVREELPDAFITLSSTLLPEYREYERVASTVINAYVQPLVARYLNRLGRALGRRSVRIMQSNGGAIDLDLAADQAARLVLSGPAGGVVGAFALARQATGDERPRLMTFDMGGTSTDVALCPGEVPRSPESHIDSLPLRLPTIDIHTVGAGGGSMARVDAGGALRVGPESAGARPGPACYGRGGIAPTVTDANLVLGRLHPGAFQHGDGRALDVEAARQAIGRISEPLGQSVEHTALGIVRIANATMERALRRVSVERGHDPRAYLLMPFGGAGPLHATDLAAALDMRRILVPLHPGVLSALGLLMADVVSDASHAIHRPAEALLENPAPLAEGVARLCGILLARRPTAETGRRVEAFVDLRYRGQSYELETPLELP, from the coding sequence ATGCCACACACGACGCTCATAGGGATCGACGTCGGGGGGACGTTTACTGATTTTGTGCTGCTCGAACAGGGCGTCCTGTGGGTGCTCAAGGTACCGACGACGCCGGACGATCAGAGCGCCGGCATCCTCGCGGGGCTCGAACGCCTCGGGGCCTCCGACGAGGCCCTCGTGGTGCACGGCACCACCGTGGCGACAAATGCCCTGCTCGAACGCCGCGGCGCACGAACGGGGCTGCTCACTACGGAAGGATTCACAGACGTGCTGGCGATCGGCCGGCAGCATCGCCCGCACCTGTACCGCCTGGAATCCACGCGGCCCGAACCGATCGTGCCCCAGCCCTGGCGGCGGGGCATCCCGGAGCGCATCGACAGCGCCGGACAGGTCGTCCAGCCCCTCGATGAAGCGGCCGTCCGACGCGAAGCGCTGGCGCTGGGGGCGGCCGGCGTCGAGAGCATCGCCATCGTCTACCTCTTCTCCTTCCTCCACCCGGAACACGAACTACGGACGGCGGCGATAGTGCGGGAGGAGTTGCCGGACGCCTTCATCACCCTGAGCAGTACCTTGCTGCCGGAGTACCGCGAGTACGAACGCGTAGCGTCTACGGTCATCAACGCGTATGTCCAGCCCCTCGTAGCCCGGTATCTGAACCGGCTGGGCCGGGCGTTGGGACGTCGGAGCGTACGCATCATGCAGTCGAACGGCGGCGCGATCGACCTGGACCTGGCGGCAGACCAGGCGGCGCGGCTGGTGCTGAGCGGCCCCGCCGGCGGCGTCGTGGGTGCTTTTGCCCTAGCCCGCCAGGCCACCGGGGACGAGCGGCCCCGGCTGATGACCTTCGACATGGGCGGCACGAGCACCGACGTGGCGTTGTGCCCCGGTGAAGTGCCCCGGTCGCCCGAGAGCCACATCGACAGCCTACCGCTACGCCTCCCGACGATCGACATTCACACTGTAGGCGCCGGCGGGGGCAGCATGGCGCGGGTGGACGCCGGCGGCGCCCTGCGCGTGGGGCCCGAAAGCGCCGGCGCACGTCCCGGGCCGGCCTGTTACGGACGCGGCGGCATCGCACCCACCGTCACCGACGCGAACCTGGTCCTCGGCCGGCTCCATCCCGGGGCGTTCCAACACGGCGACGGGCGCGCGCTGGATGTCGAGGCCGCGCGGCAGGCCATCGGACGGATCAGCGAACCCCTCGGCCAATCGGTCGAACACACCGCACTGGGCATCGTCCGCATCGCCAACGCCACCATGGAGCGGGCGCTTCGCCGCGTATCGGTCGAGCGCGGCCACGATCCACGGGCGTACCTCCTGATGCCGTTTGGCGGCGCTGGCCCGCTCCACGCCACCGACCTCGCCGCGGCGCTGGACATGCGCCGCATCCTTGTGCCGCTTCATCCCGGCGTGCTGAGCGCGCTGGGACTGTTGATGGCGGACGTCGTGAGCGACGCCTCCCACGCCATCCACCGGCCGGCTGAAGCGTTGCTTGAAAACCCGGCGCCGCTCGCCGAAGGCGTCGCGAGGCTGTGTGGCATCCTCCTCGCTCGCCGGCCGACCGCAGAGACGGGCCGGCGTGTAGAGGCATTCGTCGACCTCCGGTACCGGGGCCAGAGTTACGAACTCGAAACACCGCTGGAACTGCCC